From Denitrovibrio acetiphilus DSM 12809, the proteins below share one genomic window:
- a CDS encoding cyclase family protein produces MEMIDLTHMIKEGMPVYPGTLSPEIKVETTIASEGFEERLITIFSHTGTHMDAPSHILDGRRSLSDFDISDFAGHAVMIDVRGMDTVSASYIRSYEKELRGAHFAVLFSGWSSKWGEQSYFENYPVLEADAAGVLAASGVKGVAVDMISVDPVDTVTFENHKIFLNRNMIIVENLTNLHLLEGKEFVLNCIPLRIEYGDGSPVRAFAMMG; encoded by the coding sequence ATGGAAATGATAGACCTTACACATATGATCAAAGAGGGGATGCCGGTTTACCCCGGAACTCTTTCGCCGGAGATAAAAGTTGAAACTACGATAGCCTCAGAAGGCTTTGAAGAGAGGCTTATAACTATATTTTCCCACACCGGAACACATATGGACGCACCATCTCATATCCTTGACGGGCGGAGGTCTTTGTCAGATTTTGATATCAGCGATTTTGCCGGACATGCAGTAATGATCGATGTTCGGGGGATGGATACTGTTTCCGCTTCATACATCCGCAGTTACGAGAAAGAGCTGAGGGGAGCGCATTTTGCTGTGCTCTTTTCCGGATGGAGCAGTAAATGGGGTGAACAGAGCTATTTTGAAAATTATCCTGTGCTGGAAGCTGATGCTGCGGGCGTTCTTGCTGCGAGTGGTGTTAAAGGTGTGGCTGTGGATATGATTTCCGTTGATCCGGTTGATACTGTGACCTTTGAGAACCATAAAATATTTCTTAACCGCAATATGATTATTGTCGAGAACCTGACTAATCTTCATCTGCTTGAGGGGAAGGAGTTTGTTTTGAACTGTATCCCTCTGCGTATAGAATATGGTGACGGCTCTCCTGTACGTGCCTTTGCAATGATGGGATGA